A part of Paenibacillus sp. 481 genomic DNA contains:
- a CDS encoding polysaccharide deacetylase family protein, giving the protein MRERSVMAASSRRRGGRRLNPKKFIGRLVLLGLIIGLCFGVYKIGTALFADDKAVKSGEVAVTEVPVFLSAAKEKATPKEYNGMKRKVAYLTFDDGPSKFTNELLDMLKQHDIKATFYMLGQNMHTYSDAVKRMAKEGHYPGLHSMTHEYNKLYKSGGSTNFVNEFKEAQEIVNQLTGVKPTNIRAPYGSAPQIGEQFRADIAAAGFTLWDWTLDSFDWKYPNDPNRIVDIVKSGLTKDVEIILLHERKQTMEAMPAIIEYIKSQGYEFEVYNENAHFMVNFHDDKKL; this is encoded by the coding sequence ATGCGAGAGCGAAGTGTGATGGCGGCCAGCAGCCGTCGTCGAGGCGGTCGAAGATTGAATCCGAAAAAATTTATTGGCCGCTTAGTATTGCTAGGCTTAATAATCGGATTATGTTTTGGTGTGTATAAGATAGGTACGGCGTTGTTTGCAGACGATAAGGCAGTAAAAAGCGGTGAGGTTGCGGTTACAGAAGTGCCTGTATTTTTATCGGCCGCTAAAGAAAAAGCGACACCGAAGGAATACAACGGGATGAAGCGTAAAGTTGCGTACTTGACGTTTGATGACGGGCCTAGCAAATTTACGAATGAGTTGCTAGATATGTTGAAGCAGCATGATATTAAGGCGACTTTTTATATGCTCGGCCAAAATATGCATACATACAGCGACGCTGTTAAGCGTATGGCCAAAGAAGGGCACTATCCTGGGCTTCATAGTATGACACATGAATACAACAAGCTCTATAAGAGCGGCGGTTCTACGAACTTTGTGAACGAGTTCAAAGAGGCGCAAGAAATTGTGAATCAGCTAACAGGTGTAAAGCCAACTAATATTCGTGCTCCTTACGGCAGTGCCCCACAAATCGGTGAGCAGTTCAGAGCGGATATCGCAGCAGCCGGCTTTACGTTGTGGGACTGGACGCTAGATTCGTTTGATTGGAAATATCCAAACGACCCGAATCGGATTGTAGACATTGTGAAGTCTGGATTGACGAAAGATGTAGAAATTATTTTGCTACATGAGCGCAAGCAGACGATGGAAGCTATGCCGGCCATTATTGAATATATTAAAAGCCAAGGCTACGAGTTCGAAGTATATAACGAGAATGCTCATTTTATGGTCAAC
- a CDS encoding D-2-hydroxyacid dehydrogenase produces the protein MRIVVLDGLMLNPGDLSWDTVNTAVQAAGYQADHIQLQVYDRSAPADVIDRAQGAAIVLTNKTRLTAETMSQLPDLRYIGVLATGYDVVDVAAARERHITVTNVPSYGTEGVAQFVFALLLAWCHRIERHDDAVKAGEWSRQADFSFWLTSQTELAGLTFGIIGFGLIGQQVARLAQAFGMKVLVSSRSNRGQVDHPHVSFVSQAELLQQADVISLHCPLNDDTRHMVNERFLQQMKRSALLINTARGALVHEQQLLAALEQGTIAGAMLDVLSEEPPATNHPLLAGTEGHERLIITPHIAWASQAARSRLLEIASSNIQHFLRGQPQHVVS, from the coding sequence ATACGCATCGTTGTTCTTGATGGTTTAATGCTTAATCCGGGAGATTTAAGTTGGGATACCGTTAATACAGCGGTGCAAGCCGCAGGTTACCAAGCTGATCACATACAACTGCAAGTGTATGACAGATCAGCACCAGCAGATGTCATAGATCGGGCACAGGGCGCGGCGATTGTGCTGACGAACAAGACGCGCTTAACGGCTGAAACGATGTCACAATTGCCAGACTTACGTTATATCGGCGTCTTGGCGACGGGGTATGACGTCGTAGACGTAGCGGCTGCAAGAGAGCGGCATATTACCGTGACGAATGTACCTTCATACGGCACGGAAGGAGTGGCGCAATTCGTATTTGCCTTGCTGCTTGCTTGGTGCCATCGCATCGAGCGGCACGACGATGCGGTGAAGGCGGGAGAATGGTCCCGTCAAGCGGACTTCAGCTTCTGGCTCACGAGCCAGACAGAGCTCGCAGGCTTGACGTTCGGCATTATTGGCTTCGGTCTCATCGGCCAGCAGGTTGCTAGACTGGCGCAAGCATTTGGCATGAAGGTACTCGTATCGAGCCGCAGCAATCGCGGTCAAGTCGACCATCCTCATGTTAGCTTTGTCTCGCAGGCAGAGTTATTGCAGCAAGCCGACGTCATTTCGCTGCACTGCCCGTTAAACGATGACACGCGTCATATGGTTAACGAGCGCTTTTTGCAGCAAATGAAACGAAGTGCGCTGCTCATTAATACAGCACGCGGTGCGCTTGTCCACGAGCAGCAGTTGCTCGCTGCGTTGGAGCAGGGGACAATCGCTGGAGCTATGCTGGATGTACTGTCCGAAGAGCCTCCAGCAACGAATCATCCGCTGTTAGCAGGAACTGAGGGCCACGAGCGGCTTATCATTACGCCGCATATCGCATGGGCTTCACAAGCGGCTCGTAGCCGCTTGCTTGAAATCGCATCGAGCAATATTCAACATTTTTTACGCGGTCAGCCGCAACATGTCGTTTCATAG